One genomic window of Haloferax mediterranei ATCC 33500 includes the following:
- a CDS encoding universal stress protein, translated as MYHVVIGVDDDVEHALACVQGVTNLPGDAAEKEVTLVHSFTDNPSGASATQIHSVREASEYLEDHGIDYDVNESSGDPAEVIIDFAEEEDADLIVTAGRKRSPAGKALFGSVTQSVILNTDRPVMVTGTARGSE; from the coding sequence ATGTATCACGTGGTAATCGGTGTCGATGACGACGTAGAACACGCACTTGCGTGCGTCCAAGGGGTCACAAACCTCCCGGGTGACGCCGCCGAAAAAGAAGTTACACTCGTCCATAGTTTCACGGATAACCCCAGTGGTGCGTCCGCGACACAGATTCACTCGGTTCGGGAGGCAAGTGAATACCTCGAAGACCACGGAATCGACTACGATGTGAACGAGTCATCCGGCGACCCCGCGGAGGTCATCATCGACTTCGCCGAAGAAGAAGACGCGGACCTCATTGTCACCGCCGGTCGCAAGCGGTCACCTGCCGGAAAGGCGCTCTTCGGCAGCGTCACACAGTCAGTGATTCTGAACACCGACCGCCCTGTTATGGTGACGGGAACCGCGAGAGGTTCAGAATGA
- a CDS encoding DUF7520 family protein, which translates to MSSNVRGQRFVLGLYVALVAAAGTAGFLAGTFVPKLSAPQFLFVIPFPATPIGFAAYGALTIALVLGIPLVLVVYVSSELDDNAV; encoded by the coding sequence GTGAGTTCGAACGTCCGCGGTCAGCGATTCGTTCTCGGATTATACGTCGCCCTCGTCGCCGCCGCCGGTACCGCAGGCTTCCTCGCGGGGACGTTCGTCCCGAAGCTCAGTGCACCCCAATTTTTGTTCGTAATTCCATTCCCGGCAACACCCATCGGATTCGCTGCCTACGGGGCGCTAACTATCGCACTCGTCCTCGGAATTCCGCTCGTACTCGTCGTCTACGTCTCGTCGGAACTCGACGACAACGCGGTGTAA
- a CDS encoding cbb3-type cytochrome c oxidase subunit I has translation MGVFLIAVAAWLARVEDWRSYTPLAGGGTVGGTAEQYVSEEKPSGVIRWLTTVDHKDIGILYGAYALVAFAVGGLMVVLMRIELADPAATVISNTFYNSLLTSHGITMLFLFGTPILAAFSNYFIPLLIGADDMAFPRINAIAFWLLPPAALLIWAGFFPIPDVIPAQTAWTMYTPLSAGAGSGNQVNAGVDLMLLGLHLSGVSATMGAINFIATIFTERDEKVSWANLDIFSWTVLTQSGLILFAFPLLGSAILMLLLDRNFGTMFFSVDGGAILWQHLFWFFGHPEVYILVLPPMGIVSLVLPRFAGRRLFGFKFVVYSTLAIGVLSFGVWAHHMFATGIDPRLRASFMAVSLAIAIPSAVKTFNWITTMWNGKIRLTTPMLFCIGFVSNFILGGVTGVFLASIPVDLILHDTYYVVGHFHYIVMGAIAFAGFAGLYYWFPIYTGRMYQVTLGKWHFWLSMIGTNVTFFAMILLGYGGMPRRYATYLPQFATLHQIATIGALILLAGQMIFVWNFVQSWLEGPVVQDGDPWNLGEDNLETAEWAWFERKLQTAVPDGGEEESELATDGGQTIADADTVPAADDE, from the coding sequence ATGGGGGTCTTCCTCATCGCCGTCGCCGCGTGGCTCGCGCGGGTCGAAGACTGGCGGTCGTACACCCCGCTCGCGGGCGGTGGAACCGTCGGTGGTACTGCAGAGCAGTACGTCTCGGAAGAGAAACCATCCGGGGTCATCCGTTGGTTAACAACGGTCGACCACAAGGACATCGGGATACTTTACGGCGCGTACGCGCTCGTCGCATTCGCCGTAGGCGGACTCATGGTCGTCCTGATGCGTATCGAACTTGCGGACCCGGCGGCGACGGTCATTTCGAACACGTTCTATAACTCGTTGCTCACCAGCCACGGGATTACGATGCTGTTTTTGTTCGGGACGCCCATTCTCGCCGCGTTCTCGAACTACTTCATCCCGCTTCTCATTGGTGCCGACGACATGGCGTTCCCGCGTATCAACGCCATCGCGTTCTGGCTCCTGCCGCCGGCGGCGCTGCTCATCTGGGCCGGGTTCTTCCCCATCCCGGACGTGATTCCGGCGCAGACGGCCTGGACGATGTACACACCGCTTTCGGCCGGTGCCGGCTCCGGAAACCAGGTAAACGCCGGTGTGGACCTGATGCTTCTCGGCCTGCACCTCTCGGGTGTCTCGGCCACGATGGGTGCGATCAACTTCATTGCGACCATCTTCACGGAGCGTGACGAGAAGGTCTCGTGGGCCAACCTCGACATCTTCTCGTGGACGGTCCTCACCCAGTCTGGTCTCATCCTGTTCGCGTTCCCGCTCCTCGGTAGCGCGATTCTCATGCTGCTTCTCGACCGGAACTTCGGAACGATGTTCTTCTCGGTCGACGGCGGCGCAATTCTCTGGCAGCACCTGTTTTGGTTCTTCGGTCACCCCGAAGTGTACATCCTCGTGCTTCCCCCGATGGGTATCGTGAGCCTCGTGCTCCCCCGCTTTGCGGGCCGTCGCCTCTTCGGGTTCAAGTTCGTCGTGTACTCCACGCTCGCCATTGGTGTCCTCTCGTTCGGTGTCTGGGCGCACCACATGTTCGCGACGGGTATCGACCCCCGTCTCCGTGCGTCGTTCATGGCCGTCTCGCTCGCCATTGCGATTCCGAGTGCGGTGAAGACGTTCAACTGGATCACGACGATGTGGAACGGGAAGATTCGCCTCACGACGCCGATGCTCTTCTGTATCGGCTTCGTGTCGAACTTCATCCTCGGCGGCGTGACGGGCGTCTTCCTCGCGTCGATTCCGGTGGACCTCATCCTCCACGACACCTACTACGTCGTCGGTCACTTCCACTACATCGTCATGGGTGCCATCGCCTTCGCCGGCTTCGCTGGCCTCTACTACTGGTTCCCCATCTACACCGGCCGGATGTACCAGGTCACGCTCGGTAAGTGGCACTTCTGGCTCTCGATGATCGGGACCAACGTGACGTTCTTCGCGATGATTCTGCTCGGATACGGTGGCATGCCGCGTCGCTACGCGACCTACCTGCCGCAGTTCGCAACGCTGCACCAGATTGCCACAATCGGCGCGCTCATCCTGCTCGCCGGTCAGATGATTTTCGTCTGGAACTTCGTCCAGTCGTGGCTCGAAGGCCCTGTCGTCCAGGACGGCGACCCATGGAACCTCGGTGAAGACAACCTCGAAACCGCCGAGTGGGCTTGGTTCGAACGGAAACTGCAGACGGCCGTCCCCGACGGTGGCGAAGAAGAGTCTGAACTCGCAACCGACGGCGGTCAAACGATTGCTGACGCGGACACGGTACCTGCGGCTGACGACGAGTAA
- a CDS encoding DUF6684 family protein, protein MGTKTFDKDTILDLTVNMVPLVIILFFVVAFALVNPFGFESLASGLQYGLLVTPFVLLAVLTYLSGKAIVGAEQSGTVYPPGQATVPGVGPLHEEEAAEAAELEETNEADAVEAAEETA, encoded by the coding sequence ATGGGAACCAAGACGTTCGACAAGGACACCATCCTCGACTTGACGGTCAACATGGTGCCGTTAGTCATCATCCTGTTTTTCGTGGTGGCTTTCGCTCTTGTCAACCCGTTCGGGTTCGAATCGCTCGCTTCAGGACTTCAGTACGGACTCCTCGTCACGCCGTTTGTTCTCTTGGCGGTGCTCACGTACCTCTCGGGGAAAGCAATCGTTGGCGCGGAGCAGTCCGGAACCGTCTACCCGCCGGGCCAAGCGACGGTCCCCGGCGTCGGCCCGCTCCACGAAGAGGAAGCGGCGGAAGCCGCCGAACTGGAAGAAACTAACGAAGCGGACGCAGTCGAAGCGGCGGAAGAGACGGCTTAA
- a CDS encoding DUF7541 family protein, with product MDEAPGLSDQYRTASPWPVFIALGIPISELGLLFGLFPLAVGGLLLFGGSVVGMLSESGYVGSTMRALIGFSVILFGFGAALAFTDINLVARGYAVITAAALLVFGGVVFELFVREQRQDI from the coding sequence ATGGACGAAGCGCCGGGACTCTCCGACCAGTACCGCACGGCCAGTCCGTGGCCAGTGTTCATCGCACTCGGTATCCCTATCTCCGAATTGGGTCTCCTTTTCGGCCTGTTCCCGCTCGCCGTCGGAGGCCTCCTCTTGTTCGGAGGAAGTGTCGTCGGCATGCTCAGCGAATCCGGATACGTTGGGTCCACAATGCGGGCATTAATTGGGTTTTCCGTCATCTTGTTTGGGTTCGGGGCGGCACTGGCGTTCACCGACATCAACCTCGTCGCACGTGGGTACGCAGTGATTACTGCGGCGGCATTGCTCGTCTTTGGCGGCGTAGTCTTCGAGTTGTTCGTCCGTGAGCAGCGACAGGACATCTAA
- a CDS encoding VNG_1110C family protein, with protein MPDPRTLRDSTQIVLPCALLDSIRDEIEAEFVVTIHAQTEELCRIIGSPVEIRAVSDFLTRQGISLR; from the coding sequence ATGCCGGACCCCAGGACGCTCCGCGATAGCACCCAAATCGTGCTTCCGTGCGCGCTTCTGGATAGTATACGCGACGAGATCGAAGCCGAGTTCGTCGTTACTATCCATGCCCAAACTGAAGAACTGTGCCGAATTATCGGGAGTCCGGTCGAGATTCGGGCGGTGAGCGACTTTCTCACCCGTCAGGGTATCTCACTCCGGTAG